The segment cagattttaaaaaaaaaatcactagacTGGGGGCAATCAACAGAAGTAATTGAATTCCAAATTCAGGAATTGAGGgtgaaaattcatcaaaataaaaaaggacaacTTTCAGAGAAAGTTTACATTTTTTATCTCgtattcaacaaaaataaaccaactccagatcaaaaaattcaataaataacgcaaagaaatcatgataactagtaattaatgataaaaaaaaattaaaaaaataaagaaaaattcataCCTTCCAAGGATACCGTGGACCATAATGACAAGATGATCAGCAGAAGAAGAATCAGAATTTTTACAACTCCAAACATCACAGCTTACATTCACTGATTCTGTTGAACAAACTCCGTTCTCTACAGCTCTGTTCTCCATGATTTATTAGTCCAATTCTTACTTTAATCTCTCCTCTTTCTTTATGgtttttcagttaaaaaaaatgcatttaaataTCGATTAAAAAGAGTTGCGTGtggatattttgttgattttcttgGGAAAACTGGGAGGGGTGAATACctatgaaaaaaaagttaaaaagaaaaggaaagaaaaatgaagggtATTTTTCAGAGTAGGTGCGATTATCCGTGAGATTTATCCACGTGAgatgatgaaagaaaaaaaaaatgaccttttgttttcgttaggcttttaataataataaaaaaaaactggatttGTCATCTAATGGCGGGAGGTTAAcaggaatttgtttttaatttttaaaagtattttaaaaaaaaattaacagtttgcttttttattattatttaaaattattttttatttttaaattgttttaatgcacttatattaaaaataaattttaaaaaataaaaaaaaattattttaatatatttttaaataaaaaatattttaaaaaataattactatcacGATACTAAATAGatactctttattttatttttgtaaatttaatttgtactgatgaattatagattttaattgatgcttaaattgatttaaaaaatatttaattcaaattaagaaaaaaaattagcaataataatataaaataataatcattatttttaacttttttaaaaaaaaattaattagatatgtGTTTGGTGTTGTGacataagatgttttttttaaaaatattttttatttaaaaatatattaaaatatttttttaatttattttatttttagtaagtatatcaaaattattttaaaatactaaaaaaatattaatttaatttttttaaggtcaaatataattttaaaatgcatgaaacgtaattttaaaagaaaaacaaattgtgccgaaaacatttcttttatttttaaatgtttgtgATAATCACATCTTTATTTCCTTAAAATCTTTGCGACCTCGAACCAAGCTTCATGATAAAGGCTTCGTTCATTCATGGTAGTATGCATATTTTCATAATAGTTTATTTAGTGTTgtagtaataattgttttttaaaatattttttatttaaaaatatattaaaataatattttttatttttttaaattttatttaaaaatcaattataaaaacgaaaaaaaatatcatgagttaacccgagttaacttactatatataaattatgagATTAGGacacttcaataaaaaaaaattatgaatttaaatatttaatcaactcagtattaaataataaaatttaaaaaaaagttaaaaaaaacaaaaaaaactcaaataaccTAATTAACTCGCAAAACTCACGATCTAAATAATGTGACCGTGATAACCCcactaaaaactataaaaataaagctACATTCTCAgtaaacataatatttaaagctggaattaaaaaaaatattattttaatatatttataaataaaaaatactattcacGAGCATGTAATCCAACACATACcgttaaattataaaacaaaaaaaataaagtacacgattttttttaaaaaaaaacaataacaactgGCAATTCGGCCATACCGTAGAGAGCACGAAGACACCCAATCCAGATGAAAAACAACGTCAGCGCGTTTGACTTGGGCGCGTCTAGTTTGGTATCTTCTCCATTCATGGCTGATAAAAACCTCCTTAATTACAAGCAACCATTTCGTAGATGCTGTGAGAAAAACTGGATAAACTATATTTCAGTCCCTCACCTTTTATTAATATTCAAATATAACCTTTATAAATTAGTCTTCTGTTATATCATCAATGTATTTTCCtactcttgaaaaaaaaaattatattttttaataatcaaaagtATTTTCCTATTAGTTTATTCATAAATCGAGACAATATAAAGACACACTCAAATAGATTATTTTAGACACCTGTTTCAAATTTTCTAAAGGAAAGTGTTTATTTATATCTTTAAGAAgttcaaaataatttcaagcaGAATATCTAACAGGGATCCGACTATTAATTGTAGTTTTACTATTCAACAATGAGTGGTTCAATTGAAACGTTTTGAAAATTACAGGATTTATATTGCAAAGTTTTGAAACTATAAAAGTCAAAGTTGAACACAAAATTGAAGCTACTCGCTCCTTCTGACCCACACCTGtccattttaaaattagttaCAAAATTCCCAAAGACCCTGTTGAAATCCTGAAAAAGGACCGACTTCGTTGGACTATGTAATTGCCCTATCCGaaagtttttctttaatttaattaaaaaatttagaaaatcacaatttgtaTCATGAAAGTTTGTATCTAAACTTTGATGTACTCGtaacaatttatattatatatttagtgtgttaataaaaaatcaacaaaaattatttgattatttataaatttattattatttttttattaaaaaactcttatattaaatattataaatttatctttaaataaaaacaaacccaGCAAAACTTCTTCCACTCATCTTCTCTCTTTAAACAGTAAACCTAGCTgccacttttctttttttatctctcgCCAGCCACCATCTCCAACCATAAACCCACAACCTCACCTCCTTCAACTGTGTTTATCAGATCTCTCTCTGGTAGCACTTTCATCTCTACCACACCAACACTAGTTGTATCAATAGAGTCAtttattaactataaaaaatataatttaactaatcagattttaaatttattttttataaatcattaaTCTAAATCTCACAAATCTCAAAGTCACTGgagacttatatggtcgttaacttgaGGACCTGTAGAATTAATCGAGATGCATGCAAATTAAGTTGAATACCCacgctaataataataaaaaaactattaaatcacataaaaaaacccaaaataaagATTACTAGCTTACATTGCATTTACTCTTAAAAGAAGTATGTTTCTAATTTACATATGATCttgttttattgataaataatacAACATTCTCCGATACTCTAGATGTTTTAGAATACTTTTTCCTTATAGACCGTGAAATGAGCAGACTAGTGAAAATCTAGGATAGCTGAGGAAGGAAAATTGATGGTTCCTATGCTTCTTCTGCTTCACTTTCTTCTCCACGACCATGGTATTCTTAACTCTTGCATCATCATTATTGTGATCATATTGATGATTGTACTTTGATTTAGATcgaatattaataaattttatgaatttatcatGAAGTACTAGATAAAAAATGGGTTTATAAAGAATCAGAgagatgatttaaaaaattaaggttcTTTCCGAGCTTCAATTAGGAGCTTTTTCAGggcttttataaaaacattacaaattgcttttcaaatagaaaagagattccaataacatgaaaaaacaagaatcGATTAAAAACACTagattttgcttttgatttgagTTTAGATTATTATGAAAAGAGAGAGACAATGATATTTGAAGAGAGGGAAATTATGTTTGGAGgagatgaaatattttatttgtttttttgtttgtgtttctgATGTATTATATATGAGGgtaatttgatcttttcatctaatttaaaaatttatattaatataagatgcaaattataatttttcaaaactttacaAGTAAGTATAATTTTGACCAAGTTATAAGATGCtagaagtaattttttttcttttaaatttacaaactattttttaatataacattaCACTAGCCTAATTTGCACTCTATGGTGGGCAAAGGCAAAAGTTTTCTTAATAGTGTAAAAAAGAATGCAAAAGTATtgttaatgagtttttttacatcaagaaaaatattaattgtgtttttctggtaaaaaaaaagtaatatattttttctacatcacaagttttaattatttgttacttggaatatttgttttctagaCAACACTCCACTATtattacaaaagaaaattctcattgaaaaatatattgataattttgatgtgatcGTATTAAAAACCACGGGGAACTCTTTGCCAATATCATTAAAATGAGCTCAACGAATTAACCCTGAAAAATCTTGATCCAGCTTTTAATTAACTCGAGTatcaaattaaactatatagaaGTTGATCTAGATACTTTTAATTAACTCGAGTatcaaattaaactatatagaaGTTGATCTAATATATCTAGATCAACTTGGTATGGTCAAAAGCAATTTAAATGACtagtaaaaatatgatttgatttttaaaaattaaaatgacattttcttttttaaatactaaGATGAGGACACATCAAATTAGTCTGTGTCAACTCTAACAAATCTATTAAACTTGCGACCTGGGTTATGGATCCAAATggtttcaataattttgttttttaaaatattttttatttaattgtataacaaaaaaaaataaaaaagcttgctgatatttttaaaaaaatttatataaacttattttaaaataaggaaaaaactgAATGCTACCGTGTAAAATAATatctagatatatttttatttaatttaaaaattcaataaatataatatatatgtaattaattaagtttatgttggaaaaaaaaattatataaaaaaatagatagttGACTAGGCTCAAGTGGGTTTACACCCGGCCTATTAAATAAAGAGGCCAGAAGTGTGGGTCTGCAATGCTAGACATGCACACcgaactttttatattttcttgtagGTTGGTTGTCGcctatttcttttaaaaaataataattagatgaCGTGTTATTTGAAAGCCTATAATATGAATACCAGAGAggtggtaaaaaaattaaaattggtgattttttgctaaaaaaatggatttttaatttattttcatttaaaaacactataataactttaaaaactAGTCTTCTTGctcaaaacaccttaaaaatcgttaaaaaaaacacaaaattgagttctaaaaaaatctatatgaaTCCAATTTTTTATCTGGGAAAAAAAACACCtgaattgaaaatttctttttttttcttttgaaagcaAGTATAAATCTAATGTGGGAGTATGATATTGTTAGTAGTAACACCTCATGACAACAAgccaatcaaaataatttttgaaatttaaatgtgAAACAACGCtcgatacaaaaaataaaaaatcgtgaaataaaaaaacacaaaggtcTAAAAAAACACTATCGTGGCCCATGATATTTTATGAATGCGTGGATAATGAACACggcatgccttttatttttattttttttaatgtggtgtAAGGTAGAATTATTACAGTTACCAGTGATTGGGCATTACAGCATGATTAACTTGACTTTCAAAGTTCAAGGTTCCCCATTCGGTTTTCAAGCAACAAGTAATTGACTAGAACTTCTGCGATACTAATTCTCGTCGGATCAAATCTCGCGAGTTTAGATGGCGGTGAGAATATGGGCCAAGGTGATGAGATCTTCATGGGATCTCTATATACTTTTAAGTTCTACAAACACGTGGCCTATGCCTAAGATCCATGTGAAACAATCAAAATAGGACTATTATTTTGAGATCTTATTTCATGAATTCAAATCCAACTCACTATGAAATAATTACATAGCCTGATATATTGAATGTTTCAgttataagaatttaaaattaaattttttttttataatttcatattcAAACTATataattgctaatataataattaccaaagacttatatgatcgttaactttagagcatgtaaaattagtcgagatacacgcAAGCTAATCTAAatacttatattaattaaaaaaaataaaaattatgaagcctatcATTTTATGTgtatgaatttattaaaaaaacctaatttaccTAGCtccatactaaaaaaaaaatattgtttatcagaatattataataattattttgtctcgtcataaaaaaaaactaactactaaaagcattaaattttttttatatgattcatTTGTAATTATAAAGAACCTACCCTCATCAATTGACTAATTCTTgtttgacattattttttaaataaaaatggattaaattttgatttttctattaaattttttaatatttttttattgtttgatatactgatattaaaattaatttttaaaaaataaaaaatattattttaatatatttataaacaaaaatcactttgaaaatgGTTAagcaaattttgaaaaaatttcttctttttatttaaaattaaaatctttaaattttttaaatttttttaatgagttgatatcaaaaatattttttttaaaaataataaaatattattttaatatatttttaaataaaaattattttaaaaaataaccatatcACGTCCTACATACAACCTCCAAAATTTAACATTGAACGGTGAGGTTCGGGTTTGGGGCTAGCTCAATTGAATTGGCTTCGGTTCTTGAAGTTCGCCCCATCAATTTTTTACTCCCTCACGCTCCCAAAACAAGTAACAAGTAACAAGTAACGACGACTAACTTTAAGTTAATTATAGTTTAGTGCATAAACAGTCATTTAAACCATCTcttaacttaatattttttattttaaaaattcctcATTTCTCATTCTATTTTCCTCCACTAATttacttctcttttctttactccatttttcaaaaaataaaataaatttaaaagaactaCGAAAGAGGACtaaactataaatatatttgagaaaaatatagagattaaacaaataatttctGAAACcacaaagattaattaattagttttttcaaattacagCGACTAAGTTATAATTTGCTCCACCAGTTCTAGCTAGgcaagggtgaaattaaaaacatccCCTAACCAATTCCGACCAGGGAAATGCACTAAAAATATCCTTCAAGAAGGATAATCAGAACCCccaacactaaaatttcaagtttcCTAACAAGACAAAAACAGAGGCAAGATAAGAACCCTGGCACAACCTGATAATTTGCCTTCtacaagcataaaaaataatagaagctGGCACATTCCAATAAGTAgctgattatttaaaaaaaaaaccaagttcactaaaaaaaattaaattagcgaaccaatttttgttaaaatttctcaaCCACAAATGGGAGCCCTACGAACATACCTTGTTACAGACATAAAGGGAATCAGAATACATAGTTAAACATTGATGCCCTGTTTTTATAGTACATTTTTTTTGGCTAAGTTCGCAAGCCATCTAGACTAAAAGATGGAGATAAGTCTCAATCATCTGAACTGTATTCACTAGATTCTGGCATTAAGGACACAGCCGCACAGCAGAACGAGTCCTTGTCTTTGAGGAGAAGACAGCTTCCATCTGAATTCCATTTCAAATCATTTATGTTAAACTGTGGCAGTGGATTGCTCACGCAGTAAGCACCTGAAGGGGTCCACATATACAAGTGAGAGCTACCAGTGCAGAGAACAAGACGTGAGCATGTTGGGTCCCATGCTGCTGCACGTATGGGATCCTTCTGCACCAAGATGGCAGCAAGCTCTAGATGGTGTATATCCCATATCCACAGAGCAGTGGGCATGCTATCATTACGTGTATAAATATATCGGCTGTCTTTACTCCATGACATAAGACCTGTAATTAAGGTCTTGTGTTGTTAGTGCATTCTGGTTTGATACtaacaaaaaggaaaacaaatgtcaatgcaCTGCAAGGAACTCTTAAAACAAGCACTATTAATTGCATCGATATGCTATATGAGAAAGATGAGCTTTACCAATGCCTTGTTTAGGATTCGGTTTGTCTGCAGGAGGCTTCTGGAAAGGCAAACTAATAGGTACTTCAGTAACCTCGTACATGACTCTGAAGTGTCCTTCTGAAACATCTTTTAGGAGGGGGGGATTATTAATTTGACTACGAAAAGTAGTTCAAAAGAAATAACGTAGTTGCATGAAGacattttcaaattcattttacAGATCAAGCATTCTATTTGTCGTACAATATACACCTCACTGTGAGATACTCCATACTTGCGCTTACCAGAATTTCCTTGGAGAAATTCATTGCTCAAACATAACTCAGACATATTGAGGTGCAATGGCTCATCCACCTCCTGTAAATTTAAGAAAGAGGACTTGTAAGTTGTAGCCAATTAAATCATCGGTGCGCCTAATGATATGaataaacaaagaaatcctGTCACCTTGAAAACAGCAGCACAACAGGGACCACGAACGGTTGATAGATGCATGAATTCAGCAAATGTTTTCCAAGTTAGGTGATTCAGAACCCGCAACATCTGATCATAACTACCCACGGCTAGATACTGGCCACAAGGAGACCATGAAACACTTTTTACACCTAGCCCACTTTCATATGCTTGGTACTTGGATAGGCACCTCCCATCTGGGGAATAAATTAGAACCTGTATTGAATTGCAACAGCCATAAGCTCTAGGTCTTATAGATAAGGATACGATGTTAGAAAATGCCAAAGTTAACATGGAGTCTTGGGCACTGGCAAACCATGAGATATATTACAAAGTGGAGCTCGTGTGTAATTTCGAATAGGCATAAACCATGAGACCTAAAATGGATAACAACAGACATTTTCAATGCTTAGCAGTGTACAATCATGAAATCCTAACCGTCACCAAGAAATTGGAAGGGTGCAATTCACCCCACATTTACTTCCTTTCATGCTTATAAAGTCAAGCACTCTTGATACATGGTAAATGAAGCAAAAAACGAACTCTATTACCTTGTATTCAAGTGGTGAATCCCATATTACAATAGCACTATCATCCGGTGACCACTCTATATCAGCTAAGTCCAACGTATCAACAGCAAATGCACCCATTATCTCCCATGTATGACACGACAGTAGATTTACATAATCCTTGCAATCACGCCTCGTACAAATCGCAGCAAATTTCCCATCTTTAGTAAAAGAAACCCCTTTAGAGCCATGCTTTGGTCCCTGGACATGAACACATGCTGTGTTCAAAAGCGACCAAACTGTTAGCCTCAACTGAAAATCTGAAGTGGTAAGTATGTGACGGCTGTCGGGACTCCATCTAGCATAAGCAATACCAGCAGGACCTTCATCTATTTTGCATGTCCATTCAGGTTGAGTCAATGACCATGCTTGTATCATCGGTCTTTTATACAGACCACAAAGGATGTACTCAGAATCATTTGCCCATTCTACATGGCTTATTTTATCCAAGCATGAAAACAACTGCACAACCTGCAAATCATAAAACACAATTCAAGATCTCACCAAAAATCCCATCTTTAATAGCTTCAATTAATAAACTTCTGTAGTTAATACTTGAGCAAACAAAGaccaaaataattaacatgGTTGCAAAAGAATTCTCTGACAAATTTTCTAAGTAACCAAACAAGCCATACGCATTATAACATCAAATCTCCTGCCCTAAAGTTTAAGGAGCGGAAAACCGCATGTATTGCTAGAAATATTTGGTGTTTGTTACTAAAATCTGGTTCTCTATGGGTTGTTTGGTGTTATGTTTCATTTGCTGAAAGGAAAAAGTATTTGGAGCATTGGTGTTCCCGCTGACAGCTCTTGGAGTTGGATAAGAATTCTGAAAACCAGGCCTGTTGTTTGGAATCATTCTGGGCATGTGATTGGCAATGGGGAAGGGGCATTTCTTTGGTGGCTCAAGAATCATTTATGAAACAGGTATTCCCTAATGTTAAAGTTGCTGCTGTACACCTAACCCAAGGTCTGACTATATGGTAAAGATTCAGAGTGCTATTTGTGGCACTATTGCTCCTTCTGCTGCCAATGATAAAGAGGTATATCAGAAGCTAACTCCCAGGGAAAAATTTACTTACAGAAGCTTACGGGACTCATCCAGGTTGAAAAACAGTAGAACTGACAGGTATTATCTTTTGCGGAGTGCTCTGCATATTCCAAGGCAGAGTTTTATTGCTTGGTTAGCCATTTTGGATAGACTATCTACCAAAGCCAGGCAAGTTAAGATGGGAAAGACTATCCTTTTCGTGTTCTCTGCAGTCAGGTGAATGAAGACAAACCATTTGTTTTTTGCATGCTCATACACTAAAGAGGTGTGGTGTTCCATTCTGCAATTGTGCACAATCCAAAGATAGGGAGGTGATTGGGCTGAGGAGCTTG is part of the Populus nigra chromosome 8, ddPopNigr1.1, whole genome shotgun sequence genome and harbors:
- the LOC133700670 gene encoding uncharacterized protein LOC133700670 isoform X2, whose protein sequence is MEFTEAYKQTGPCCFSPNSRYIAVAVDYRLVIRDTLSFKVVQLFSCLDKISHVEWANDSEYILCGLYKRPMIQAWSLTQPEWTCKIDEGPAGIAYARWSPDSRHILTTSDFQLRLTVWSLLNTACVHVQGPKHGSKGVSFTKDGKFAAICTRRDCKDYVNLLSCHTWEIMGAFAVDTLDLADIEWSPDDSAIVIWDSPLEYKVLIYSPDGRCLSKYQAYESGLGVKSVSWSPCGQYLAVGSYDQMLRVLNHLTWKTFAEFMHLSTVRGPCCAAVFKEVDEPLHLNMSELCLSNEFLQGNSEGHFRVMYEVTEVPISLPFQKPPADKPNPKQGIGLMSWSKDSRYIYTRNDSMPTALWIWDIHHLELAAILVQKDPIRAAAWDPTCSRLVLCTGSSHLYMWTPSGAYCVSNPLPQFNINDLKWNSDGSCLLLKDKDSFCCAAVSLMPESSEYSSDD
- the LOC133700670 gene encoding uncharacterized protein LOC133700670 isoform X1, whose protein sequence is MEFTEAYKQTGPCCFSPNSRYIAVAVDYRLVIRDTLSFKVVQLFSCLDKISHVEWANDSEYILCGLYKRPMIQAWSLTQPEWTCKIDEGPAGIAYARWSPDSRHILTTSDFQLRLTVWSLLNTACVHVQGPKHGSKGVSFTKDGKFAAICTRRDCKDYVNLLSCHTWEIMGAFAVDTLDLADIEWSPDDSAIVIWDSPLEYKVLIYSPDGRCLSKYQAYESGLGVKSVSWSPCGQYLAVGSYDQMLRVLNHLTWKTFAEFMHLSTVRGPCCAAVFKEVDEPLHLNMSELCLSNEFLQGNSDVSEGHFRVMYEVTEVPISLPFQKPPADKPNPKQGIGLMSWSKDSRYIYTRNDSMPTALWIWDIHHLELAAILVQKDPIRAAAWDPTCSRLVLCTGSSHLYMWTPSGAYCVSNPLPQFNINDLKWNSDGSCLLLKDKDSFCCAAVSLMPESSEYSSDD